In a single window of the Nicotiana tomentosiformis chromosome 8, ASM39032v3, whole genome shotgun sequence genome:
- the LOC138897317 gene encoding uncharacterized protein: MFDGTSDPKVHLRTYCDKLVGVGKDERICMKLFMRSLTRDALSWYISQNPKKWVNWVSMTSNFMDRFRFNIENAPDIFYIQNLKMKTTETFREYATQWRSEVAKVRPTLEEEQMNKFFVKAQDPQYYERLMVIETINFLTSSNWEKE, encoded by the coding sequence atgttcgacgggactagtgatccgaaggtgcacttgagaacgtattgtgacaagcttgtaggagttggcaaggatgaaagaatttgcatgaagctgttcatgaggagcctcaccaGAGACgccctgtcttggtacatcagtcagaacccaaagaaatgggttaattgggtgagcatgacatcaaatttcatggatcggttcaggtttaacatagaaaatgcaccagacattttctacattcagaatctcaagatGAAGACAACggaaactttccgcgagtatgctactcagtGGAGGTCTGAAGTTGCAAAAGTAAGGCCAAcactggaagaagaacagatgaataagttcttcgtcaaagctcaggatccgcaatactatgaaagactgatggttattgaaaCCATAAATTTtttgacatcatcaaattgggagaaagaatag